One Diadema setosum chromosome 8, eeDiaSeto1, whole genome shotgun sequence genomic window carries:
- the LOC140232415 gene encoding DCN1-like protein 3, protein MGKCFSACRTSSTSDEPHNGKKSTSQLPPKTVQQEISPGPLGQHPHYAQRIDTSSLRGSITHRHQPAGDVNNGSQSRPSAENSRQFPHHNGVETTAAMKSDFSEKKANKLFEKYRDSAEDAILAEGTERFCQDLQVSPDDFIVLVIAWKFQAATMCRFTRSEFVQGCRTLRADSISGIKSKFPELRSEVQNNDAMFKDLYRYTFGFGLDMEGGQRTLPCEIAIPLWELVFHYRQPPILHRWCNFLTENQVKGISRDTWQMFLHFVEVIGDNLSNYDDNEAWPSLFDDFVEYENDRLKGAEEPAGSEENPEESHLV, encoded by the coding sequence ATGGGAAAGTGCTTCTCTGCGTGCCGCACAAGTTCAACCAGTGACGAACCGCATAATGGCAAGAAGAGCACATCGCAACTTCCACCCAAAACGGTGCAGCAAGAGATAAGCCCTGGACCGCTGGGCCAGCATCCCCACTACGCGCAGCGCATCGACACCTCCAGCTTGCGAGGAAGCATCACCCACCGCCACCAGCCCGCGGGTGACGTGAACAACGGGTCGCAGAGCAGACCCAGTGCCGAGAACTCCAGACAGTTTCCCCATCATAACGGAGTAGAGACGACGGCCGCCATGAAGTCGGACTTCTCTGAGAAGAAAGCCAACAAACTCTTTGAGAAATATCGCGACAGTGCAGAGGACGCTATCCTAGCGGAGGGCACAGAGCGCTTCTGCCAGGATCTACAGGTGAGCCCGGATGATTTCATAGTACTAGTGATCGCTTGGAAATTCCAGGCGGCAACCATGTGCCGCTTCACACGCAGCGAATTTGTTCAGGGATGTCGCACTCTTCGTGCTGACTCTATCAGCGGAATCAAATCAAAGTTTCCCGAATTGCGTTCCGAAGTTCAAAATAACGATGCCATGTTCAAAGATCTCTATCGCTACACATTCGGCTTTGGACTGGACATGGAAGGCGGACAGCGGACTTTACCGTGTGAAATTGCAATACCGCTTTGGGAGCTCGTCTTCCACTACCGGCAGCCGCCGATTCTACACCGCTGGTGCAATTTTTTGACAGAGAATCAAGTGAAGGGCATATCACGGGACACGTGGCAGATGTTTCTGCACTTTGTGGAAGTAATTGGGGACAATCTTAGCAACTACGATGACAACGAAGCCTGGCCGAGCCTCTTTGATGACTTTGTGGAGTACGAGAACGACAGGTTGAAAGGCGCGGAGGAACCGGCAGGTTCAGAAGAAAACCCAGAAGAATCTCATCTAGTGTAG